In the genome of Labeo rohita strain BAU-BD-2019 chromosome 24, IGBB_LRoh.1.0, whole genome shotgun sequence, one region contains:
- the LOC127156135 gene encoding uncharacterized protein LOC127156135, translating to MAIPTMSDSSRLTEVSALAYLDEGTSASDTECGDEPELQPRALGEPQPVAAEDTGISDVTSRGKEYQTSDFTNIEDNNILSCIDNRSDASFPSSTREKKPTACCLRKHRKHRTEFKDMKKTRETCKKDRARIRRNALVGSSRCSKPSFEDQNKSSTTPERLSKPQQVTADLHQDVGVSRLCLHKLEVDFPSTFESHSLISDSLEPKFNSEFAYIYAESIKGCDSTCCTSPGDFNTHNPLVRSPERDPESVFDGESEDSDWDLYMSACSIAATAGSRLSADRFGSLLFDSSCIYTEWERRAGSTQTVQGYSPAEAECGSAASSGSESSCYTADRDSYCTTDRQTSSSESDSCRSESHADIKCPEVFFPGRFDSCDAVEDVCRDAESPSECFCSRRETGELWGVVTQMNRRHFSECFCEMIKEVTREKDVEKMNVNEGFLFHPKQFLQVKNSEYREGREYSFLRHIQNGSYGDVFSIRDKQTGFTCAAKKVAE from the exons ATGGCCATACCGACCATGTCTGACTCCAGCAGGCTTACTGAGGTGTCCGCACTGGCTTATCTGGATGAAGGGACCTCAGCGTCAGACACCGAGTGTGGAGACGAGCCTGAGCTCCAGCCAAGAGCTTTGGGGGAACCTCAGCCAGTGGCTGCAGAAGACACTGGAATATCAGACGTCACGTCGAGGG GCAAGGAATATCAGACATCTGACTTCACAAATATAGAAGACAACAACATCCTGTCATGCATCGACAATAG ATCAGACGCATCGTTCCCTTCAAGCACGAGAGAGAAGAAACCAACAGCTTGCTGCCTCagaaaacacaggaaacaccgAACTGAGTTTAAAGACATGAAGAAAACGAGGGAGACGTGTAAAAAAGACAGAGCAAGAATAAGAAGAAACGCTCTAGTCGGCTCCTCAAGATGCTCCAAACCAAGCTTTGAAGATCAAAACAAGTCGTCCACGACTCCAGAGCGCTTGTCCAAACCTCAACAGGTCACTGCAGATCTCCATCAGGATGTTGGCGTTTCCCGTCTTTGCCTTCACAAGCTCGAAGTCGACTTTCCTTCAACCTTTGAGTCTCACAGTTTGATATCTGACAGTTTGGAGCCAAAGTTCAACTCAGAGTTTGCGTATATTTACGCCGAGAGCATCAAAGGATGCGACTCCACTTGTTGCACCTCTCCAGGAGACTTCAATACCCACAATCCCCTTGTCAGAAGCCCTGAACGAGACCCCGAATCTGTCTTTGATGGAGAATCTGAAGACTCAGATTGGGATTTATACATGTCTGCTTGCAGTATAGCAGCTACGGCAGGTTCCCGGTTAAGCGCTGACCGATTTGGCTCTTTACTTTTTGACTCGAGCTGTATTTATACGGAATGGGAAAGAAGAGCCGGCAGTACACAAACCGTGCAGGGATACAGTCCAGCCGAAGCGGAATGTGGTTCAGCAGCGTCATCGGGCTCTGAGAGTTCATGTTACACCGCCGATCGTGACTCTTACTGTACCACAGACAGACAAACTAGCAGCTCGGAGTCAGACAGCTGCCGTTCAGAGTCTCACGCTGATATAAAATGCCCTGAAGTGTTTTTCCCAGGTCGTTTTGACTCCTGTGATGCCGTTGAAGACGTCTGCCGAGACGCAGAGAGCCCTTCCGAGTGTTTTTGCTCCAGACGCGAGACAGGTGAACTGTGGGGCGTCGTGACTCAAATGAACAGACGGCATTTCTCTGAATGTTTCTGTGAGATGATTAAAGAAGTGACGAGGGAGAAAGACgtggagaaaatgaatgtgaatgaaGGGTTTCTGTTTCATCCTAAACAG TTCCTCCAGGTGAAGAACTCAGAATATCGAGAGGGTCGTGAATATTCATTTCTCCGTCACATTCAAAACGGCTCGTATGGAGACGTCTTCAGCATTCGGGACAAACAAACAGGATTCACATGTGCCGCCAAAAAAG TTGCTGAATGA